Proteins encoded by one window of Lathyrus oleraceus cultivar Zhongwan6 chromosome 1, CAAS_Psat_ZW6_1.0, whole genome shotgun sequence:
- the LOC127075372 gene encoding 2-succinylbenzoate--CoA ligase, chloroplastic/peroxisomal isoform X3: MAHICQCLSRLLTFRQDFPVTISGNHRKTGQQFVVEVASLAHGLLQLGVSPGDVIAISAYNSDSYLEWLLAIAFVGGIAAPLNYRWSFEEARFAMAVVKPVMLVIDESCYSWYFKFQQTDIQSLKWRVLLDSPSSDFAKKWNVLTPGILKKHIVKPIEFNYSWAPEGAVIICFTSGTTGKPKGVTISHEALIIQSLAKIAIVGYSEDDVYLHTAPLCHIGGLSSAMAMLMVGGCHVFMPKFDAELAVDAIEQHTVTSFITVPAIMASLISIVRHKETWKGGELVKKILNGGGSLSLELIKDSNIFFHKAKLISAYGMTEACSSLTFLTLYDPMQKTTSRPFQTYGEVESKHLIHQPQGVCVGKAAPHVELKICTDSSGDTGRILTRGPHLMVRYWDQTLTTSSNQRNEVWLDTGDIGSMDCHGNLWLLGRTNGRIKSGGENIYPEEVEAILLVHPGVANVVIVGIPDARFTELVAACIQPSENWQWLEHSTSNEEYHLSKKNLQQYCLENSLSRIRSGLDVVYMNMYPTIL, from the exons ATGGCTCACATCTGCCAATGTCTGAGTCGACTGTTAACCTTCCGGCAAGACTTCCCGGTAACCATTTCCGGCAACCACCGCAAAACCGGGCAACAGTTTGTGGTGGAAGTGGCATCACTAGCACACGGCCTTCTCCAGCTTGGAGTCTCACCCGGTGACGTTATCGCCATCTCTGCATACAACAG TGATTCGTATTTGGAATGGTTATTAGCCATTGCATTTGTTGGAGGAATTGCCGCTCCTTTGAACTATCGCTGG AGTTTTGAAGAGGCGAGGTTTGCAATGGCAGTAGTGAAGCCAGTGATGTTAGTGATTGATGAGAGTTGCTATTCATGGTACTTCAAATTCCAACAAACTGATATTCAATCTTTGAAGTGGCGTGTTTTGTTGGATTCTCCTTCTTCAGATTTTGCAAAGAAATGGAATG TGTTGACTCCAGGAATACTTAAGAAGCATATTGTGAAACCTATAGAGTTTAATTACTCCTGGGCACCTGAAGGAGCTGTCATAATATGCTTTACTTCAG GAACTACTGGAAAGCCCAAGGGAGTGACAATAAGCCATGAAGCTTTGATCATACAGTCCCTAGCAAAGATTGCAATAGTTGGATATAGTGAAGATGAT GTTTATCTTCATACTGCTCCATTATGTCACATTGGTGGCTTGTCATCCGCAATGGCCATGCTCATGGTTGGAGGTTGCCATGTATTCATGCCAAAGTTTGATGCTGAATTAGCTGTTGATGCCATAGAACAACATACTGTCACATCTTTTATCACAGTTCCTGCCATAATGGCCAGTTTGATTTCTATTGTTAG GCACAAAGAAACATGGAAAGGTGGAGAACTTGTCAAAAAAATACTCAATGGGGGTGGAAGTCTCTCACTTGAGCTTATCAAAGACAGTAACATATTCTTCCATAAAGCTAAGCTTATTTCAGCTTATG GGATGACAGAGGCATGCTCTTCACTGACATTCTTGACGCTATATGATCCAATGCAAAAAACCACAAGCCGTCCTTTTCAAACATATGGTGAGGTAGAATCCAAACATCTCATTCACCAACCACAAGGTGTTTGTGTTGGCAAGGCTGCACCTCATGTAGAGCTGAAGATATGTACAGATTCTTCTGGTGACACTGGAAGAATTTTAACTAGAGGACCACATTTAATGGTCAGGTATTGGGATCAAACTCTCACAACCTCATCTAATCagaggaatgaagtatggctTGACACAGGTGACATTGGATCCATGGACTGTCATGGTAATTTGTGGCTCCTTGGACGTACAAATGGTCGCATCAAGAGTGGCGGGGAGAATATTTACCCTGAAGAG GTTGAGGCAATTCTACTAGTACACCCAGGGGTTGCAAATGTTGTTATTGTGGGAATTCCAGATGCTCGTTTCACAGAGCTGGTAGCAGCATGTATCCAACCTAGTGAAAATTGGCAATGGTTAGAGCATTCTACTTCAAATGAAGAGTATCACTTATCTAAAAAGAATCTCCAACAATACTGTTTGGAAAATAGTTTAAGCAG gatccgaagcggtttagatgtcgtgtacatgaatatgtaccccacgatcctttaa
- the LOC127075372 gene encoding 2-succinylbenzoate--CoA ligase, chloroplastic/peroxisomal isoform X2: protein MAHICQCLSRLLTFRQDFPVTISGNHRKTGQQFVVEVASLAHGLLQLGVSPGDVIAISAYNSDSYLEWLLAIAFVGGIAAPLNYRWSFEEARFAMAVVKPVMLVIDESCYSWYFKFQQTDIQSLKWRVLLDSPSSDFAKKWNVLTPGILKKHIVKPIEFNYSWAPEGAVIICFTSGTTGKPKGVTISHEALIIQSLAKIAIVGYSEDDVYLHTAPLCHIGGLSSAMAMLMVGGCHVFMPKFDAELAVDAIEQHTVTSFITVPAIMASLISIVRHKETWKGGELVKKILNGGGSLSLELIKDSNIFFHKAKLISAYGMTEACSSLTFLTLYDPMQKTTSRPFQTYGEVESKHLIHQPQGVCVGKAAPHVELKICTDSSGDTGRILTRGPHLMVRYWDQTLTTSSNQRNEVWLDTGDIGSMDCHGNLWLLGRTNGRIKSGGENIYPEEVEAILLVHPGVANVVIVGIPDARFTELVAACIQPSENWQWLEHSTSNEEYHLSKKNLQQYCLENSLSRWSVRGMNYNRCLKHAIVVYRNLLDHIEHDDVILLPNYS, encoded by the exons ATGGCTCACATCTGCCAATGTCTGAGTCGACTGTTAACCTTCCGGCAAGACTTCCCGGTAACCATTTCCGGCAACCACCGCAAAACCGGGCAACAGTTTGTGGTGGAAGTGGCATCACTAGCACACGGCCTTCTCCAGCTTGGAGTCTCACCCGGTGACGTTATCGCCATCTCTGCATACAACAG TGATTCGTATTTGGAATGGTTATTAGCCATTGCATTTGTTGGAGGAATTGCCGCTCCTTTGAACTATCGCTGG AGTTTTGAAGAGGCGAGGTTTGCAATGGCAGTAGTGAAGCCAGTGATGTTAGTGATTGATGAGAGTTGCTATTCATGGTACTTCAAATTCCAACAAACTGATATTCAATCTTTGAAGTGGCGTGTTTTGTTGGATTCTCCTTCTTCAGATTTTGCAAAGAAATGGAATG TGTTGACTCCAGGAATACTTAAGAAGCATATTGTGAAACCTATAGAGTTTAATTACTCCTGGGCACCTGAAGGAGCTGTCATAATATGCTTTACTTCAG GAACTACTGGAAAGCCCAAGGGAGTGACAATAAGCCATGAAGCTTTGATCATACAGTCCCTAGCAAAGATTGCAATAGTTGGATATAGTGAAGATGAT GTTTATCTTCATACTGCTCCATTATGTCACATTGGTGGCTTGTCATCCGCAATGGCCATGCTCATGGTTGGAGGTTGCCATGTATTCATGCCAAAGTTTGATGCTGAATTAGCTGTTGATGCCATAGAACAACATACTGTCACATCTTTTATCACAGTTCCTGCCATAATGGCCAGTTTGATTTCTATTGTTAG GCACAAAGAAACATGGAAAGGTGGAGAACTTGTCAAAAAAATACTCAATGGGGGTGGAAGTCTCTCACTTGAGCTTATCAAAGACAGTAACATATTCTTCCATAAAGCTAAGCTTATTTCAGCTTATG GGATGACAGAGGCATGCTCTTCACTGACATTCTTGACGCTATATGATCCAATGCAAAAAACCACAAGCCGTCCTTTTCAAACATATGGTGAGGTAGAATCCAAACATCTCATTCACCAACCACAAGGTGTTTGTGTTGGCAAGGCTGCACCTCATGTAGAGCTGAAGATATGTACAGATTCTTCTGGTGACACTGGAAGAATTTTAACTAGAGGACCACATTTAATGGTCAGGTATTGGGATCAAACTCTCACAACCTCATCTAATCagaggaatgaagtatggctTGACACAGGTGACATTGGATCCATGGACTGTCATGGTAATTTGTGGCTCCTTGGACGTACAAATGGTCGCATCAAGAGTGGCGGGGAGAATATTTACCCTGAAGAG GTTGAGGCAATTCTACTAGTACACCCAGGGGTTGCAAATGTTGTTATTGTGGGAATTCCAGATGCTCGTTTCACAGAGCTGGTAGCAGCATGTATCCAACCTAGTGAAAATTGGCAATGGTTAGAGCATTCTACTTCAAATGAAGAGTATCACTTATCTAAAAAGAATCTCCAACAATACTGTTTGGAAAATAGTTTAAGCAG gtggtcagtaaggggaatgaactacaataggtgtctgaaacacgctattgtagtctatcgaaatctattggatCACATTGAACATGATGATGTAATACTCCTACCAAACTATAGTTAA
- the LOC127075372 gene encoding 2-succinylbenzoate--CoA ligase, chloroplastic/peroxisomal isoform X1, translating into MAHICQCLSRLLTFRQDFPVTISGNHRKTGQQFVVEVASLAHGLLQLGVSPGDVIAISAYNSDSYLEWLLAIAFVGGIAAPLNYRWSFEEARFAMAVVKPVMLVIDESCYSWYFKFQQTDIQSLKWRVLLDSPSSDFAKKWNVLTPGILKKHIVKPIEFNYSWAPEGAVIICFTSGTTGKPKGVTISHEALIIQSLAKIAIVGYSEDDVYLHTAPLCHIGGLSSAMAMLMVGGCHVFMPKFDAELAVDAIEQHTVTSFITVPAIMASLISIVRHKETWKGGELVKKILNGGGSLSLELIKDSNIFFHKAKLISAYGMTEACSSLTFLTLYDPMQKTTSRPFQTYGEVESKHLIHQPQGVCVGKAAPHVELKICTDSSGDTGRILTRGPHLMVRYWDQTLTTSSNQRNEVWLDTGDIGSMDCHGNLWLLGRTNGRIKSGGENIYPEEVEAILLVHPGVANVVIVGIPDARFTELVAACIQPSENWQWLEHSTSNEEYHLSKKNLQQYCLENSLSRFKIPKIFIEWKKPFPVTTTGKIRRDQVRKEVVSELQSLHSNL; encoded by the exons ATGGCTCACATCTGCCAATGTCTGAGTCGACTGTTAACCTTCCGGCAAGACTTCCCGGTAACCATTTCCGGCAACCACCGCAAAACCGGGCAACAGTTTGTGGTGGAAGTGGCATCACTAGCACACGGCCTTCTCCAGCTTGGAGTCTCACCCGGTGACGTTATCGCCATCTCTGCATACAACAG TGATTCGTATTTGGAATGGTTATTAGCCATTGCATTTGTTGGAGGAATTGCCGCTCCTTTGAACTATCGCTGG AGTTTTGAAGAGGCGAGGTTTGCAATGGCAGTAGTGAAGCCAGTGATGTTAGTGATTGATGAGAGTTGCTATTCATGGTACTTCAAATTCCAACAAACTGATATTCAATCTTTGAAGTGGCGTGTTTTGTTGGATTCTCCTTCTTCAGATTTTGCAAAGAAATGGAATG TGTTGACTCCAGGAATACTTAAGAAGCATATTGTGAAACCTATAGAGTTTAATTACTCCTGGGCACCTGAAGGAGCTGTCATAATATGCTTTACTTCAG GAACTACTGGAAAGCCCAAGGGAGTGACAATAAGCCATGAAGCTTTGATCATACAGTCCCTAGCAAAGATTGCAATAGTTGGATATAGTGAAGATGAT GTTTATCTTCATACTGCTCCATTATGTCACATTGGTGGCTTGTCATCCGCAATGGCCATGCTCATGGTTGGAGGTTGCCATGTATTCATGCCAAAGTTTGATGCTGAATTAGCTGTTGATGCCATAGAACAACATACTGTCACATCTTTTATCACAGTTCCTGCCATAATGGCCAGTTTGATTTCTATTGTTAG GCACAAAGAAACATGGAAAGGTGGAGAACTTGTCAAAAAAATACTCAATGGGGGTGGAAGTCTCTCACTTGAGCTTATCAAAGACAGTAACATATTCTTCCATAAAGCTAAGCTTATTTCAGCTTATG GGATGACAGAGGCATGCTCTTCACTGACATTCTTGACGCTATATGATCCAATGCAAAAAACCACAAGCCGTCCTTTTCAAACATATGGTGAGGTAGAATCCAAACATCTCATTCACCAACCACAAGGTGTTTGTGTTGGCAAGGCTGCACCTCATGTAGAGCTGAAGATATGTACAGATTCTTCTGGTGACACTGGAAGAATTTTAACTAGAGGACCACATTTAATGGTCAGGTATTGGGATCAAACTCTCACAACCTCATCTAATCagaggaatgaagtatggctTGACACAGGTGACATTGGATCCATGGACTGTCATGGTAATTTGTGGCTCCTTGGACGTACAAATGGTCGCATCAAGAGTGGCGGGGAGAATATTTACCCTGAAGAG GTTGAGGCAATTCTACTAGTACACCCAGGGGTTGCAAATGTTGTTATTGTGGGAATTCCAGATGCTCGTTTCACAGAGCTGGTAGCAGCATGTATCCAACCTAGTGAAAATTGGCAATGGTTAGAGCATTCTACTTCAAATGAAGAGTATCACTTATCTAAAAAGAATCTCCAACAATACTGTTTGGAAAATAGTTTAAGCAG GTTTAAGATACCAAAGATATTTATTGAATGGAAGAAGCCTTTTCCAGTCACTACCACAGGAAAAATAAGAAGAGATCAAGTTCGAAAGGAGGTTGTCTCTGAGCTACAATCTTTGCATAGTAATCTTTGA
- the LOC127075372 gene encoding 2-succinylbenzoate--CoA ligase, chloroplastic/peroxisomal isoform X4: MAHICQCLSRLLTFRQDFPVTISGNHRKTGQQFVVEVASLAHGLLQLGVSPGDVIAISAYNSDSYLEWLLAIAFVGGIAAPLNYRWSFEEARFAMAVVKPVMLVIDESCYSWYFKFQQTDIQSLKWRVLLDSPSSDFAKKWNVLTPGILKKHIVKPIEFNYSWAPEGAVIICFTSGTTGKPKGVTISHEALIIQSLAKIAIVGYSEDDVYLHTAPLCHIGGLSSAMAMLMVGGCHVFMPKFDAELAVDAIEQHTVTSFITVPAIMASLISIVRHKETWKGGELVKKILNGGGSLSLELIKDSNIFFHKAKLISAYGMTEACSSLTFLTLYDPMQKTTSRPFQTYGEVESKHLIHQPQGVCVGKAAPHVELKICTDSSGDTGRILTRGPHLMVRYWDQTLTTSSNQRNEVWLDTGDIGSMDCHGNLWLLGRTNGRIKSGGENIYPEEVEAILLVHPGVANVVIVGIPDARFTELVAACIQPSENWQWLEHSTSNEEYHLSKKNLQQYCLENSLSRKKA, encoded by the exons ATGGCTCACATCTGCCAATGTCTGAGTCGACTGTTAACCTTCCGGCAAGACTTCCCGGTAACCATTTCCGGCAACCACCGCAAAACCGGGCAACAGTTTGTGGTGGAAGTGGCATCACTAGCACACGGCCTTCTCCAGCTTGGAGTCTCACCCGGTGACGTTATCGCCATCTCTGCATACAACAG TGATTCGTATTTGGAATGGTTATTAGCCATTGCATTTGTTGGAGGAATTGCCGCTCCTTTGAACTATCGCTGG AGTTTTGAAGAGGCGAGGTTTGCAATGGCAGTAGTGAAGCCAGTGATGTTAGTGATTGATGAGAGTTGCTATTCATGGTACTTCAAATTCCAACAAACTGATATTCAATCTTTGAAGTGGCGTGTTTTGTTGGATTCTCCTTCTTCAGATTTTGCAAAGAAATGGAATG TGTTGACTCCAGGAATACTTAAGAAGCATATTGTGAAACCTATAGAGTTTAATTACTCCTGGGCACCTGAAGGAGCTGTCATAATATGCTTTACTTCAG GAACTACTGGAAAGCCCAAGGGAGTGACAATAAGCCATGAAGCTTTGATCATACAGTCCCTAGCAAAGATTGCAATAGTTGGATATAGTGAAGATGAT GTTTATCTTCATACTGCTCCATTATGTCACATTGGTGGCTTGTCATCCGCAATGGCCATGCTCATGGTTGGAGGTTGCCATGTATTCATGCCAAAGTTTGATGCTGAATTAGCTGTTGATGCCATAGAACAACATACTGTCACATCTTTTATCACAGTTCCTGCCATAATGGCCAGTTTGATTTCTATTGTTAG GCACAAAGAAACATGGAAAGGTGGAGAACTTGTCAAAAAAATACTCAATGGGGGTGGAAGTCTCTCACTTGAGCTTATCAAAGACAGTAACATATTCTTCCATAAAGCTAAGCTTATTTCAGCTTATG GGATGACAGAGGCATGCTCTTCACTGACATTCTTGACGCTATATGATCCAATGCAAAAAACCACAAGCCGTCCTTTTCAAACATATGGTGAGGTAGAATCCAAACATCTCATTCACCAACCACAAGGTGTTTGTGTTGGCAAGGCTGCACCTCATGTAGAGCTGAAGATATGTACAGATTCTTCTGGTGACACTGGAAGAATTTTAACTAGAGGACCACATTTAATGGTCAGGTATTGGGATCAAACTCTCACAACCTCATCTAATCagaggaatgaagtatggctTGACACAGGTGACATTGGATCCATGGACTGTCATGGTAATTTGTGGCTCCTTGGACGTACAAATGGTCGCATCAAGAGTGGCGGGGAGAATATTTACCCTGAAGAG GTTGAGGCAATTCTACTAGTACACCCAGGGGTTGCAAATGTTGTTATTGTGGGAATTCCAGATGCTCGTTTCACAGAGCTGGTAGCAGCATGTATCCAACCTAGTGAAAATTGGCAATGGTTAGAGCATTCTACTTCAAATGAAGAGTATCACTTATCTAAAAAGAATCTCCAACAATACTGTTTGGAAAATAGTTTAAGCAG gaaaaaggcatga